One genomic segment of Sminthopsis crassicaudata isolate SCR6 chromosome 2, ASM4859323v1, whole genome shotgun sequence includes these proteins:
- the EMC7 gene encoding endoplasmic reticulum membrane protein complex subunit 7 — MAAVQWGLVSVLLLLLPASSQGSEGAGAASEGPGGSGSGVGERFKIEGRAVVPGVKPQDWIAGARVLVDGEEHVGFLKTDGSFVVHDIPSGSYVVEVISPAYRFDPIRVDITSKGKMRARYVNYIKTSEVVRLPYPLQMKSSGPPSYFIKRESWGWTDFLMNPMVMMMVLPLLIFVLLPKVVNTSDPDMRREMEQSMNMLNSNHELPDVSEFMTRLFSSKSSSKSSSGSSKTGKSGAGKRR; from the exons ATGGCTGCCGTGCAGTGGGGTCTCGTCTCGGTCCTGCTGCTGTTACTGCCCGCTTCTTCTCAGGGTTCGGAGGGGGCGGGGGCAGCCTCTGAGGGGCCTGGCGGGAGCGGCAGCGGCGTTGGGGAGCGCTTTAAGATCGAGGGGCGGGCAGTGGTGCCGGGAGTGAAGCCGCAGGACTGGATCGCTGGGGCCCGAGTATTGGTGGACGGTGAGGAGCATGTAGGCTTTCTCAA gacAGATGGAAGTTTTGTGGTTCATGATATACCTTCTGGTTCTTATGTTGTAGAAGTTATATCCCCAGCTTATAGGTTTGACCCTATCCGGGTGGATATCacttcaaaaggaaaaatgag AGCAAGATATGTTAATTACATTAAGACATCAGAAGTGGTCAGGTTACCCTATCCTCTTCAGATGAAATCTTCTGGTCCACCTTCCTACTTTATAAAAAGGGAGTCCTGGGGTTGGACGGATTTTCTGATGAATCCAATG gTTATGATGATGGTGCTTCCATTACTGATATTTGTGCTTCTGCCCAAAGTTGTCAACACAAGTGATCCTGATATGAGACGG GAGATGGAGCAGTCAATGAACATGTTGAATTCCAACCATGAACTGCCTGATGTTTCAGAGTTTATGACAAGACTCTTCTCTTCAAAATCCTCAAGCAAGTCCAGCAGTGGCAGCAGTAAGACAGGCAAAAGTGGGGCTGGCAAAAGGAGGTAG